One genomic segment of Chryseobacterium phocaeense includes these proteins:
- a CDS encoding c-type cytochrome has translation MISWRKHYKQTLIAIGLLLSTSASIYGQDGDPKNGEKLFKANCTACHALDKQVIGPPLKGVVERVKTEGGVDRDWLHKWIKDNKALRASGDKYANEIFEKYNKTEMLQFPNLTEKDIDDILAYTTNPPAPEPAADPKKDAATDAAAAAPANNTTTSVVIISLIAIAGLLVWILIKLRQLVKLGQSEDLAGLNETRVKSFSEIYAKYHYVGKAALGILALLAAYGVWNWIMWIGVYKGYKPEQPIYFSHKIHAGEQKIDCQLCHSSAKYGKVSEIPSMNVCMNCHRTISEYNADHYMEPGKDKAFYDGEIKKIYAATGWDPEKQQYTGKTQPVEWTRIHNMPDFVYFNHSQHVVAGEQAIINSFNKKNPNNKIDVVCKACHGKIDTMNVVQMANDFTMGWCIECHRTTEVDMNNGYNKEYFKNLHDKLKKQYPQDGGKITVDAIGGLECGKCHY, from the coding sequence ATGATTAGTTGGAGAAAGCATTATAAACAAACGTTGATCGCGATAGGACTATTGCTATCAACCAGTGCTTCAATTTACGGGCAAGACGGCGATCCTAAAAACGGAGAGAAACTTTTCAAAGCGAATTGTACTGCATGTCACGCGCTGGACAAACAGGTAATAGGACCACCGCTGAAGGGGGTTGTAGAACGTGTAAAGACAGAAGGCGGTGTAGACAGAGATTGGCTTCACAAGTGGATCAAAGACAACAAAGCTCTCAGGGCTTCAGGAGACAAATACGCCAATGAGATTTTTGAAAAATACAACAAGACTGAAATGTTGCAGTTCCCAAACCTTACGGAAAAGGATATTGATGACATTTTAGCTTACACAACTAATCCTCCGGCTCCGGAGCCTGCTGCAGATCCTAAGAAAGATGCTGCAACAGACGCGGCAGCTGCTGCTCCGGCAAATAATACTACAACAAGCGTAGTTATTATTTCACTTATTGCTATTGCAGGTTTATTGGTTTGGATCTTAATTAAACTAAGACAATTAGTAAAATTAGGCCAGTCTGAAGACTTAGCAGGGCTTAACGAAACAAGAGTTAAATCTTTCAGCGAAATTTATGCGAAATACCACTACGTAGGTAAAGCTGCATTGGGTATCCTTGCCCTTCTAGCCGCTTACGGAGTGTGGAACTGGATCATGTGGATCGGGGTTTACAAAGGGTATAAGCCTGAACAACCTATCTACTTCTCGCACAAAATCCACGCTGGAGAACAGAAAATAGACTGTCAGCTTTGTCACTCAAGTGCCAAGTACGGTAAAGTATCTGAAATCCCTTCTATGAACGTTTGTATGAACTGTCACAGAACCATTTCCGAATACAATGCTGATCACTATATGGAGCCAGGAAAAGATAAAGCATTCTACGACGGTGAAATCAAGAAAATCTACGCTGCTACAGGATGGGATCCTGAAAAACAGCAGTACACCGGAAAAACACAGCCGGTAGAATGGACAAGAATCCACAACATGCCGGACTTCGTGTACTTCAACCACTCTCAGCACGTAGTAGCGGGTGAGCAGGCGATCATCAATTCTTTCAACAAAAAGAATCCAAACAACAAAATTGATGTAGTTTGTAAAGCTTGTCACGGAAAAATTGACACAATGAATGTTGTTCAGATGGCCAATGACTTCACTATGGGATGGTGTATCGAGTGCCACAGAACTACTGAGGTTGATATGAACAACGGTTATAATAAAGAATACTTCAAGAATCTACATGACAAGTTGAAAAAACAATATCCTCAGGATGGCGGAAAAATCACAGTAGATGCAATTGGAGGTCTTGAGTGTGGTAAATGTCATTATTAA
- a CDS encoding sporulation protein, translating to MRNLIKIFSIVSLFGFYHIEAQQVVKKDTLSGTELIMTMDSKVNAALEGIEDKCSRTTGNTSVRENNTDSGIVSTPKPPKIYVPSRELSNAEICRKNPRILGFKIQITTVKSNEEANEVKSYFRKRFPNLKVETDASLRPNYKILAGSYFTKQSAASDLSKIREYFKSAIAVQYRIFCAEAK from the coding sequence ATGAGAAATTTAATCAAAATATTTTCAATCGTATCTTTATTTGGGTTTTATCATATTGAAGCCCAACAGGTTGTTAAAAAAGATACCCTATCCGGTACAGAACTGATCATGACGATGGATTCTAAAGTGAATGCTGCCCTGGAAGGAATAGAGGATAAATGTTCCAGAACAACAGGCAATACCTCAGTAAGAGAAAATAATACGGACAGTGGAATTGTATCCACTCCAAAACCGCCAAAAATTTATGTGCCGAGCCGTGAGCTGAGCAATGCTGAAATTTGCAGAAAGAACCCGAGAATTTTAGGTTTTAAAATCCAGATTACAACGGTAAAAAGCAATGAAGAAGCCAATGAAGTGAAATCTTATTTCAGAAAGAGATTCCCGAACCTTAAAGTGGAAACGGATGCCTCTTTAAGACCGAACTATAAAATCCTTGCAGGAAGTTATTTTACCAAACAGAGCGCTGCATCTGATCTGTCAAAAATCAGAGAATACTTCAAGTCAGCAATCGCTGTACAGTACAGGATTTTCTGTGCCGAAGCCAAATAA
- a CDS encoding DUF6080 domain-containing protein, whose product MRQSLKLTGFGEFFYFIFAKNRDVSFIKTKLIAIFKQIFPNSYTELAVFLFFLICYGVLGSYIAFHYRIIFDNRIPWDAYFSFDNKAIIMTGGSFERHPLAYYFFNWVREFSLWVSGGKMDFTFRLTLAWLSNIAISLCMVQIFKYLINIIRLPLQISLLIILFFGLFSTSIILSFTPENFTYTLLLLSIYNYYAAVKLKKEEKIPGSALSLAGITIGGLTITNLVKVFIPVLFEKALFRSWKKFGNAAFRVTLTVASFVFLYLLRIDFKYENIFSKTNQQYEKFSNVESIPDWDMMLSYFFGGSILFPSFITSDKHNMKGFNFKGLLMEPYSSAFCYAFVIILLVLVLWSYFKNFKNKLVQILAISFAVDIVIHCIMRFGLHTSYIYGGHFVFVYPLLLGWLFYTYRSNSKALSFLTLIMGILFVFLLTNNLFRMSDFFQFLEKYYQ is encoded by the coding sequence ATGAGACAATCTTTAAAACTCACCGGATTCGGTGAGTTTTTTTATTTTATTTTTGCAAAAAACCGAGACGTGTCTTTTATCAAAACAAAACTCATTGCCATTTTCAAGCAGATATTTCCCAATTCTTATACAGAACTGGCCGTTTTTCTTTTCTTTTTGATCTGTTACGGAGTCCTGGGGTCATATATTGCTTTTCATTACAGGATTATTTTTGACAACAGAATTCCCTGGGATGCTTATTTCAGTTTTGATAACAAAGCGATTATCATGACCGGCGGAAGCTTTGAGAGACACCCTCTTGCGTATTATTTTTTCAATTGGGTCCGGGAATTCTCTTTATGGGTCTCCGGTGGAAAAATGGACTTTACCTTCAGACTTACCCTGGCCTGGCTTAGCAATATAGCAATAAGCTTATGCATGGTCCAGATTTTTAAATACCTAATAAATATTATCCGGCTGCCGCTTCAGATCAGCCTCCTTATTATCCTGTTCTTCGGTCTTTTTTCTACGAGTATCATTCTTTCGTTTACGCCGGAAAACTTCACCTATACTCTGCTTTTACTGAGTATTTACAATTATTATGCAGCGGTAAAGCTTAAAAAGGAGGAAAAAATCCCTGGATCTGCATTAAGCCTTGCGGGAATCACGATAGGCGGTCTCACCATCACCAATCTGGTTAAGGTTTTTATTCCTGTCCTGTTTGAAAAGGCCCTTTTCAGAAGCTGGAAAAAATTTGGAAATGCAGCTTTCCGCGTGACTCTCACTGTCGCCAGTTTTGTATTTCTTTATCTTCTGCGAATAGATTTTAAATATGAAAACATCTTTTCAAAAACCAATCAGCAGTACGAAAAATTCTCTAATGTAGAATCCATTCCGGACTGGGATATGATGCTTTCTTATTTTTTCGGAGGCAGTATTTTGTTCCCAAGCTTTATAACATCCGACAAGCACAATATGAAAGGCTTCAATTTCAAAGGTCTTTTAATGGAGCCCTACTCATCGGCATTCTGTTATGCTTTTGTCATCATCCTTCTGGTTCTTGTTTTGTGGAGTTATTTTAAGAATTTCAAAAATAAGCTGGTACAGATTCTCGCCATTTCATTTGCTGTTGACATTGTGATTCACTGCATCATGAGATTCGGGTTGCATACCTCGTACATTTATGGCGGACACTTTGTTTTTGTTTATCCTTTGCTGCTGGGATGGCTGTTTTATACTTACCGGTCAAATTCCAAAGCTTTATCATTTTTAACCTTGATTATGGGAATTCTATTTGTGTTCCTGCTCACGAATAATCTATTCAGAATGTCTGATTTCTTCCAGTTTCTCGAGAAATATTACCAATAA
- a CDS encoding T9SS-dependent choice-of-anchor J family protein, with amino-acid sequence MKKTLLSLSLLLGITAANAQTVLLDENFDSYNNFIITGIGSWLTLDLDLRPTYTGGGPTESTTWTANWANAGSPMAFQIFNPSAANVTNIAAPITGVDEEVRDFTPHSGNKYAACWNATPPTGGTVANNDWLISPPITLGAAANTLTLWTKSLSNSYGLEKYRIGVYVGSGTPTAAANFTIIAGAGAQPLLATYPNWTQGSHSLDAYAGQTIRIGIQCVSNDIYMFMVDDVKVTTGTLATQEISSKAKETADIFPNPTKGEINIKTDKKIKSTTVFDMAGKSLLQNESGNTDISSFPKGTYMIKIDFADGSTSTRKVIKQ; translated from the coding sequence ATGAAAAAAACTCTCCTTTCTTTAAGCTTATTGCTTGGAATTACAGCAGCAAATGCACAGACTGTACTTCTTGATGAAAATTTTGACTCTTACAATAACTTTATCATTACAGGTATTGGAAGCTGGCTTACCCTGGACCTTGACTTAAGACCTACCTACACAGGAGGAGGCCCTACAGAAAGCACCACATGGACAGCGAACTGGGCAAACGCAGGATCGCCGATGGCCTTTCAGATTTTTAATCCTTCCGCAGCCAATGTAACAAATATTGCAGCACCTATCACGGGTGTAGATGAGGAAGTAAGGGATTTCACTCCGCACAGCGGAAACAAATATGCAGCTTGTTGGAATGCCACTCCACCTACAGGAGGCACGGTTGCCAATAATGACTGGCTGATCTCACCTCCCATAACTTTAGGTGCAGCAGCAAATACGTTAACCTTATGGACAAAATCATTATCCAATTCCTACGGGCTTGAAAAATACAGAATCGGAGTATACGTAGGATCCGGAACTCCTACAGCCGCTGCTAACTTTACCATTATTGCAGGAGCAGGAGCGCAACCGCTGCTGGCAACTTACCCTAACTGGACGCAAGGTTCTCATAGTCTGGATGCCTATGCAGGCCAAACCATAAGAATTGGTATTCAATGTGTATCCAATGATATTTATATGTTCATGGTAGATGATGTAAAAGTTACAACCGGCACTCTTGCCACCCAAGAAATATCCTCAAAAGCCAAAGAAACAGCAGATATTTTCCCGAATCCTACCAAAGGAGAAATCAATATCAAAACGGATAAAAAGATAAAATCTACCACCGTATTTGACATGGCCGGAAAATCCCTGCTTCAGAACGAATCCGGAAATACAGATATTTCTTCATTCCCGAAAGGAACTTATATGATAAAAATTGATTTTGCTGACGGAAGCACTTCTACAAGAAAAGTGATCAAGCAATAA
- a CDS encoding protein adenylyltransferase SelO, translating into MNIEQIRQPFTDIFPGDLSNNPMQRNTPKVLFSTTKPAGFDAPQLIAFNETLSEEIGLGQYEEQDLDFLVGNHLPENVKTYATAYAGHQFGNWAGQLGDGRAILAGEIINKEGRKTEIQWKGAGATPYSRHADGRAVLRSSVREYLMSEAMYHLGVPTTRALSLAFTGEDVVRDMMYNGNPQLEKGAVVIRTAESFLRFGHFELLSAQREYNTLEDLADFTIENYYPEITTDGIQKYKDFFEKVCTRTADLMVEWFRVGFVHGVMNTDNMSVLGLTIDYGPYSMMDEYDLNFTPNTTDLPGRRYAFGKQGQISQWNLWQLANALHPLIKDEKFLEDTLNHYGTYFWEAHDQMLCRKFGFDELLESDEEFFTNWQGLMQELQLDYTLFFNQLEKLNTESDFQSLFADTVYIPLDHEKLKKLEDFAGKYEARLTANTIPREESLALMKRSNPKFTLRNYLLYECIEEISTGKTEMLEKLTLALENPYEELYPEFSVKRPSTYNDTTGCSTLSCSS; encoded by the coding sequence ATGAATATTGAACAGATCAGACAGCCTTTTACCGATATATTTCCGGGCGACCTTTCAAACAACCCGATGCAGCGAAATACCCCGAAAGTTTTGTTTTCCACAACAAAGCCTGCAGGTTTTGATGCTCCGCAGCTGATTGCTTTTAACGAAACTTTATCTGAAGAAATCGGTCTGGGACAATATGAAGAACAGGACCTTGATTTTCTCGTTGGAAACCATCTTCCGGAAAATGTAAAAACCTATGCCACCGCGTATGCAGGGCATCAGTTTGGAAACTGGGCAGGACAGCTTGGAGACGGAAGGGCCATACTGGCGGGAGAAATCATTAATAAGGAAGGAAGAAAAACAGAAATCCAGTGGAAAGGAGCCGGCGCAACGCCTTATTCCAGACATGCAGACGGGAGAGCTGTGCTGAGGTCTTCGGTCCGTGAATATCTTATGAGTGAAGCTATGTACCACCTTGGCGTTCCTACGACAAGAGCTTTAAGTCTGGCTTTTACAGGAGAGGATGTGGTGAGAGATATGATGTATAACGGAAATCCTCAGTTGGAAAAAGGAGCTGTGGTCATCAGAACCGCTGAAAGTTTTCTGCGTTTCGGACATTTTGAACTGCTTTCTGCCCAGCGGGAATACAATACCCTGGAGGATCTTGCAGATTTCACCATTGAAAACTATTATCCCGAAATTACTACAGACGGAATTCAGAAATATAAAGACTTTTTTGAAAAAGTATGTACCAGAACAGCAGATCTCATGGTTGAATGGTTCAGGGTAGGATTTGTTCACGGAGTAATGAATACGGATAATATGTCTGTTTTGGGATTAACGATAGACTATGGACCTTATTCCATGATGGACGAATATGATCTTAATTTCACCCCAAACACCACAGATCTTCCGGGAAGAAGATATGCTTTCGGAAAACAGGGACAGATCTCACAATGGAATTTATGGCAGCTGGCAAATGCACTTCATCCCTTAATCAAAGATGAAAAATTCTTGGAAGACACCTTAAACCATTATGGAACTTACTTCTGGGAAGCCCATGATCAGATGCTTTGCCGCAAATTTGGTTTTGATGAACTTCTGGAAAGTGATGAGGAATTCTTCACCAACTGGCAGGGACTGATGCAGGAGCTACAGCTGGATTACACTTTGTTTTTTAACCAACTGGAAAAACTAAACACTGAAAGTGATTTTCAATCTCTTTTTGCTGATACAGTATACATTCCTTTAGATCATGAAAAATTGAAAAAACTGGAAGACTTTGCAGGAAAATACGAAGCAAGGCTCACCGCCAATACGATCCCAAGAGAAGAATCATTAGCATTAATGAAGCGTTCCAATCCTAAGTTTACCCTAAGAAATTATCTTCTTTATGAATGCATTGAAGAGATCAGTACCGGAAAAACAGAAATGCTTGAAAAACTGACCCTTGCCCTTGAAAATCCATATGAAGAATTATATCCTGAGTTTTCTGTGAAAAGGCCTTCTACTTATAATGACACAACGGGATGTTCTACACTATCCTGCAGCTCCTGA
- a CDS encoding penicillin-binding protein 1A: protein MEDNRQNAGNKGKTFPLPPKKKNTSWKKWVRFIWIGLIAVVLGISGLFFAVSQGFLGEMPDVKELENPDIYVASEIISSDGVLLGKFEKEKTQPITYKQLPPYLIYALQAKEDERFKEHSGIDLKSILRAVRYGGDRGGGSTITQQLAKLLFTKEPSKNPIKRVIQKLKEWSVAVSLEKRYTKEEIITLYFNKFDFTYNANGIEMASKIYFNKTTSELTLPEAAVFVAMLEAPIANNPMRNPERSKRRRDVVLQQMFETGYIDQATYDKAIATAVEVDYHPIKNINDDYSAYYKFYLRKEIDKYLEGYEKETGKKLNLYKDGLKIYVTLDSKMQKYAEQSIKEHLTDLQKRFDAEQRGRKNRPFYYLTDKQVTSVMTQAMKRTGRYKQLKAAGVSEDSILLEFHKPIKTSRFTWAGEEEVEMSPWDSIRYHKQIAQAGLMSMVPGSGEIKAWVGGIDWQHFQYDHIKQGKRQVGSTFKPFVYATAIMKLGMTPCSTVSNGTYDHKGWHVPGRGGMLTLKDALAHSQNPVAARLIEMTGVDAVIQTARDLGVTEDIPRNNTIALGSSDITIYEMLGAYSTFANYGNYNKPEMIWRIEDANGRVIKEVNVEPKEVMNPMYAYTMIELMKGVTQYGTASGELGRRGISKGVEIAAKTGTTQNNSDGWFMGITPKLATGAWVGWEDRATHFFGTGEGQGAKMALPIWAIFMKKVWADKSLGITPDDKFTRPSDWKDGCSNLKGLGEGYGDDGGLQTIDEIKNPRPVDPTPKNNTDKKEENINDNLHSTDEVDFNK from the coding sequence ATGGAAGACAACAGACAAAACGCAGGAAACAAGGGAAAAACCTTCCCTCTTCCGCCCAAAAAAAAGAATACCTCCTGGAAAAAATGGGTTAGATTTATTTGGATCGGGCTCATTGCAGTCGTTTTAGGTATTTCAGGACTTTTCTTTGCCGTTTCCCAGGGCTTTCTTGGAGAAATGCCTGATGTAAAGGAACTGGAAAACCCTGATATCTATGTGGCTTCTGAAATCATTTCATCGGACGGTGTTTTGCTTGGAAAGTTTGAAAAAGAAAAGACCCAGCCTATTACGTACAAACAGCTGCCACCTTATCTTATCTATGCTTTACAGGCCAAAGAAGATGAGCGTTTTAAAGAACATTCCGGGATTGATTTAAAATCTATCCTGAGAGCCGTACGTTATGGTGGAGACCGTGGCGGGGGTTCTACAATCACTCAGCAGCTGGCGAAGTTATTGTTCACCAAAGAGCCTTCTAAAAATCCTATCAAAAGGGTCATCCAGAAGTTAAAAGAATGGTCCGTTGCCGTAAGCCTTGAAAAAAGATATACGAAAGAGGAAATCATTACCTTATATTTCAATAAGTTTGACTTTACCTATAACGCGAATGGTATTGAAATGGCTTCCAAGATCTATTTCAATAAAACAACGTCCGAACTTACCCTTCCAGAAGCTGCAGTTTTTGTAGCGATGCTGGAAGCTCCGATTGCGAACAACCCAATGAGAAATCCGGAACGTTCCAAGAGAAGAAGAGATGTGGTTCTGCAGCAGATGTTTGAAACCGGATATATAGACCAGGCAACATATGATAAAGCAATCGCTACCGCCGTTGAGGTAGATTATCATCCTATCAAAAATATCAATGACGACTACTCTGCCTATTATAAATTCTATCTAAGAAAGGAAATCGACAAGTATCTTGAAGGCTACGAAAAAGAAACCGGCAAGAAGCTTAATTTATACAAAGACGGTTTAAAAATATATGTAACCCTTGATTCCAAAATGCAGAAATATGCCGAGCAGTCTATCAAGGAACATTTAACTGATCTTCAGAAAAGATTCGATGCTGAGCAGAGAGGCAGAAAAAACAGACCTTTTTACTACCTGACAGATAAGCAGGTGACGAGTGTAATGACCCAGGCCATGAAGAGAACCGGCCGTTACAAACAACTGAAAGCTGCCGGAGTTTCCGAAGATTCTATTTTACTGGAATTCCACAAACCTATCAAAACTTCACGTTTCACATGGGCTGGAGAAGAAGAGGTTGAAATGTCTCCCTGGGACTCCATCAGATATCACAAACAGATTGCCCAGGCAGGTTTGATGTCTATGGTTCCCGGAAGCGGCGAGATCAAGGCATGGGTAGGTGGTATAGACTGGCAGCATTTCCAGTATGACCACATCAAGCAAGGAAAAAGACAGGTAGGATCTACCTTTAAGCCTTTCGTATATGCTACAGCTATTATGAAACTGGGGATGACACCATGTTCAACGGTTTCCAACGGAACTTATGACCACAAAGGATGGCATGTTCCCGGAAGAGGGGGAATGCTTACGTTAAAAGATGCATTGGCCCACTCTCAAAACCCGGTGGCGGCACGTCTTATTGAAATGACGGGTGTAGATGCCGTTATCCAGACCGCAAGAGACTTAGGGGTGACGGAAGATATCCCAAGAAACAATACCATTGCCTTAGGTTCATCAGATATTACCATTTATGAAATGCTTGGGGCCTACAGTACTTTCGCCAATTACGGAAACTACAACAAACCGGAAATGATCTGGAGGATTGAAGATGCCAACGGAAGGGTGATCAAGGAAGTGAATGTAGAACCTAAAGAAGTGATGAACCCAATGTATGCCTACACCATGATTGAGCTGATGAAAGGAGTAACCCAATATGGTACTGCTTCCGGTGAATTGGGAAGAAGAGGCATCTCAAAAGGTGTGGAAATTGCTGCTAAAACAGGTACTACACAGAACAACTCCGATGGTTGGTTTATGGGAATCACTCCAAAACTGGCAACAGGAGCCTGGGTAGGCTGGGAAGACAGAGCTACTCACTTCTTCGGAACCGGTGAAGGTCAGGGGGCGAAAATGGCACTTCCAATCTGGGCCATCTTCATGAAAAAAGTCTGGGCAGATAAATCTCTGGGAATTACGCCTGATGATAAATTCACAAGACCATCTGACTGGAAAGACGGATGTTCCAATCTTAAAGGTTTAGGTGAAGGCTATGGAGATGACGGAGGACTTCAGACCATTGACGAGATCAAAAACCCAAGACCAGTAGATCCTACACCTAAAAATAATACAGACAAAAAAGAGGAAAATATCAATGACAATCTCCACTCTACGGATGAGGTAGATTTCAATAAATAA
- a CDS encoding gliding motility lipoprotein GldH yields MRKILGLLSLILFFSCQSSSEEHVIMNSVNNKWNKKSEQKFNLEVSDPQNPKNIIFVVRNNNSYPYSNIRFIVNFTNLQNKKKETDTLNYVLAKPNGEWLGTGFGETKEALFQYKMNYKFPAKGKYEIGLIQAMRNDNLPGIEDVGVKLETAKP; encoded by the coding sequence ATGCGTAAAATTTTAGGATTATTATCTCTTATCCTTTTCTTCAGCTGCCAGTCTTCTTCGGAAGAACATGTCATTATGAATTCCGTTAATAATAAATGGAATAAGAAAAGTGAGCAAAAATTTAATCTTGAAGTTTCAGATCCGCAGAATCCTAAAAATATTATATTTGTTGTAAGAAATAACAACTCTTATCCTTACAGCAATATAAGGTTTATTGTAAATTTCACCAATCTCCAGAACAAAAAGAAGGAAACAGATACCCTGAATTATGTACTGGCAAAACCAAACGGCGAATGGCTTGGTACAGGTTTTGGTGAAACGAAGGAAGCATTATTTCAGTATAAAATGAACTATAAATTTCCGGCTAAGGGAAAGTATGAAATCGGCCTTATCCAGGCTATGAGAAATGACAACCTTCCGGGAATTGAAGACGTTGGAGTAAAACTAGAAACGGCTAAACCGTAA
- a CDS encoding PSP1 domain-containing protein — protein sequence MSCGCKTSGDSAHSCGPKKTANGCENVNTCGNSYKLSVFDWLSNINNPSSNRCDFVEVRFKNDRKSFYKNVNNIPLHIGSVVTVESSPGHDVGVVSLTGELVKIQMKKKKASEESVLKIYRQANQKDLEVWQEARKKEDGVKLEARKIAHRIGLEMKVTDVEYQGDSSKITFYYTADNRVDFRQLIKEYAGAFRTKIDMKQIGFRQEAAKVGGIGSCGRELCCSTWLTDFRSVNTNVARYQQLSINPQKLAGQCGKLKCCLNYELDSYLDALSNFPSSSTTLDTEKGRAFCIKIDVFKKKMWFAYVDSSMAWYDFDIELVKKLISKNKRGEKILPLEELKQPESSLQTIDLIQENNVDRFEKKNRGNNRNRNQNQNRSNNGQGQQGQGPKKNRPERSERPERQDRQENPNANSGNQQRPQQKQQPKPQPKAQTEKADASSDPEKKQHNPNKKNFKKKYPPKKDKNA from the coding sequence ATGAGTTGTGGATGCAAAACATCCGGCGATTCTGCACATTCCTGCGGACCTAAAAAAACCGCGAATGGCTGTGAAAATGTAAATACCTGCGGTAATAGTTATAAATTAAGTGTTTTCGACTGGCTTTCCAACATCAACAATCCATCTTCAAACAGGTGTGATTTTGTGGAAGTTAGATTTAAAAATGACAGAAAATCGTTTTATAAAAATGTAAACAATATTCCTTTACATATAGGTAGCGTAGTAACAGTAGAATCAAGCCCGGGGCACGATGTAGGCGTAGTAAGCCTCACCGGAGAATTAGTAAAGATTCAGATGAAAAAGAAAAAAGCTTCTGAAGAATCGGTACTCAAAATATACAGGCAGGCGAACCAGAAAGACCTTGAAGTCTGGCAGGAAGCCCGGAAAAAGGAAGACGGCGTAAAGCTGGAAGCAAGAAAAATTGCCCATAGAATAGGTCTTGAAATGAAGGTCACTGATGTAGAATATCAGGGAGATTCTTCAAAGATCACTTTTTATTATACCGCTGATAACCGCGTAGATTTCAGACAGCTGATTAAAGAATACGCCGGTGCTTTCAGAACCAAAATAGACATGAAGCAGATTGGTTTCAGACAGGAAGCAGCCAAAGTAGGCGGTATAGGATCATGCGGAAGAGAGCTCTGCTGTTCCACATGGCTTACGGATTTCAGATCTGTAAATACCAATGTGGCCAGATACCAGCAGCTTAGTATCAACCCGCAAAAGCTTGCCGGACAATGCGGTAAGCTGAAATGCTGTCTTAATTACGAATTAGACAGCTATCTTGATGCACTGAGCAACTTCCCTTCCTCATCTACCACCCTTGATACCGAAAAAGGAAGAGCATTCTGTATTAAAATAGACGTTTTCAAAAAGAAAATGTGGTTTGCGTATGTAGACAGTTCTATGGCATGGTATGATTTTGATATTGAGCTTGTTAAAAAATTAATCTCAAAAAACAAAAGAGGTGAAAAAATTCTTCCTTTGGAGGAACTCAAGCAGCCTGAATCCTCACTTCAGACCATAGACCTGATCCAGGAAAACAACGTGGACCGATTCGAAAAGAAGAACAGGGGCAATAACAGGAACAGAAATCAGAATCAAAACAGATCCAACAACGGGCAGGGACAACAGGGGCAAGGGCCAAAGAAAAACAGACCCGAAAGATCTGAGCGTCCGGAAAGACAGGACAGACAGGAAAACCCTAATGCCAACTCCGGGAACCAGCAGAGACCGCAACAAAAACAACAGCCTAAGCCGCAGCCAAAAGCACAAACGGAAAAAGCTGATGCGTCTTCAGATCCTGAGAAAAAACAGCACAATCCGAACAAGAAAAATTTTAAAAAGAAATACCCTCCAAAAAAAGATAAAAATGCGTAA